The genomic window CACCTCCAGCTGGGCGAGCGCCGCCGGCTGTTCGCCGTACTGGTGCGGGCCGAACCACGCGATGTTCCCCGCGTACCATCCGGCGGCCAGGGTGATCCCCAGTGCGTTGCCCCCCGGTTCGAGCAGACCCGTGACGTCGTGGGTCTGGTACTGCACCCGCTTGTCGTAGTCGGTCCAGCCCGGAGCCAGCCGGTCCTCGCCCACGGTCCTGCCGTTGAGGGACACTTCGTACAGCCCCAGGGCCGTCGAGTACAGCCGTGCCCGGGCGACCCGTTTGCGGCCCATCCGGAACTCGCGGCGCAGCTGGGTGGCGGGGGAGTACGCGACCGCCACCTTGCCCCAGGGGCCCGAGCCCCAGCGGGCGAGGGCCTTGGCGGCGGGCCAGCCCGAGTCGTCGTAGGTACCCCCATGCCAGTCGTCCGACGGCTGCTTGTCGGTGGCCCGCCAGTCGGCACCGGTGACGGCCGTGACGACACCGTCCGCCGTGGTCAGCTCCAGAGCACCGAACATTCCGGCGGGACCGGTGGTGGCGTTCGTCGCGGAGACCGCGATCACCTGGACGCCGGGGGTGAGGTGCTTCGTCACGTCGACGAGGACCGGGCGCTTCCAGTTCTCGGCGGGGCCGTCGGCCTCGGTGTGTGCCACCTGCACGCCGTTCACCCGCGCGGTGAACCCGTCGTCCGCACTCATGACCAGACGGGCGCGGGTGACGCCCTCCGGCACCTCGACCCGGCCGCGGAACCACCGGGTGGCGGCCGGTGCCTCGACCGCGGGGTCGCCCTCGGGGAACCAGATCCACGAGGCGTCGTCCAGGGCGGGGGTGGCCGTGAGCGCGGCCGGGGCGCCGATCCACCCTGCCGACCAGTCCGACTCCTCCAGGAGGCCGGTCTCCCACCAGGACGGCTCGCTCCAGCCCGAGGCCCGGCCGTCGGAGTCCCAGATCCGGACGGACCAGTGGTAGCGCGTGCGGGAGGCGAGCTCCGGGCCGCTGTACGGCACGAGAACCGACGCGGCGGACACGACCTTCCCGCTGTCCCAGACGTCCGGCGTCCCGAGGCGGTCGGGGGAGGTCGCGACGCGCACCTGGTAGGCGGTCTGGCTCCGGTCGGTGCCGTCCGAGTCGACGGGCCAGCTCAGCCGTGGACTCCGGGTACCGAGGCCGAGCGGCTGGTGGACGTACTCGACGGTCGGGCGGGTGACGCGAGCCCGTCCGGCGGCCCGGGCCGTGCCTTCCGACGCGCCCGCGGCGGGGGCCGACACGGCGGCGAGCGCGGCTGCGGCGGCGGTGGTGCTGAGCAGTCGTCTTCTGCTGATCACGAGAGGGCTCTCCGTAACGACGCGACAATGAATCGTTTCAGGCATGTGAAGCTAGAGTCCTAGCCTGACCCTGTCAATAGATCTGTCGCAATGAGGGTCTTTCCGGAGCCTTATTGGCAAGGTCGCTGTGTGCGGCATTGACTGCCTCGCCGGCGCCGGTCTATCTTCGGTCGCGGTGCGGAGTTGAAACCTTTCATGATGGGGGCTGAATGGGTCCACCCCGTACCGATCGTTGCGCTGTCCGGCTGACGCGGCTCAAGGCCCGCCCGGGATGTGGACGAAAGGTCAGGTGTTCGCACGTCGCGGGCCCGACGCGGTCCGCGATCCGCCTCCACCTCAAGGGAGACCGCATGCGCCTGCGCGCCCGCTGGGCACCTGCCGCCCTACTGCTGATCGCCCCGCTGATCGGCACCACCACGGCCACGGCCGACACCGGCGAGGCCCTCGTGCCGGTGCAGAAGTCGCCCCGGGCCGTGCCCGGGCAGTACATCGTCACCCTCTCCGCCGAGCAGGCGCCGCAGGCCATGGCAGAGCAGCTCGGGGTCAGCACCCTGTTCACCTACGGCAAGGTGCTGCACGGGTTCGCGGCCTCTCTGACGCCCGCGCAGCTCGAGCAGGTGCGCGGGACGGCGGGCGTGTCGGCCGTCGAGGAGAACAGCGAGGCCTCCGTCTCGCCGCCCGACGCGGCATCGTCGGCGGCCGGCCTGGTCGCGGCCTCGAGCTGGGGGCAGGACCGCATCGACCAGCGGAAGCTGCCGCTGGACGGCACGTACACCGCGGCCGGCCGGGGCGAGGGCGTGACCGCCTACATCCTCGACACCGGCATCGAGTCCGGGAACACCGAGTTCGGTGCCCGGGTGGGCTCCGGCTACGACGCGGTGGGCGACGGCCGCAACGGTGAGGACTGCAACGGCCACGGCACCCACGTGGCGGGGACGGTGGCCGGTGCGACGTACGGTGTCGCCCCGGACGCCTCGCTCGTGCCCGTCCGGGTGCTCAACTGCGAGGGCTCCGGCTCCTGGGCCGGGATCATCGCGGGTCTCGACTGGATCGCACAGAACGCCGAGCAGCCGGCCGTGGTCAACGCCTCCCTCGGGGGGCCGGCGTCGTCCGCGGTCGACGACGCGTTCGACGCGCTGGCGGCGGAGGGCACCCTGCCCGTGGTCGCGGCGGGCAACGAGAACCAGGACGCCTGCGACGTGTCCCCGGCACGCGCCGACGGTGTGCTCGCCGTGGGTGCGAGCGACAAGCAGGACCGGCAGGCGACCTTCAGCAACTGGGGTACCTGCGTGTGGACGTACGCCCCCGGCGTGAGCATCGTGTCCGCGAAGCTCGGTGGCGGGTCCACAGCGCTGAGCGGTACGTCCATGGCGAGCCCCCACGTCGCCGGTGTCGCCGCTCTCTACAAGGAGCAGAACCCGGACGCGACCCCGCAGGAGGTGTCCGACTGGCTCGCCGCCGAAGCCACCCCGGACGTCCTGACCGGCCTGGGCTCCGGCTCGCCCGACCGGCTGCTGTTCACCGGCGGGCTCTGACCCCGTCGGACACCATCACCGGAGCGGGGCCCGCGGCACGCGGGCCCCGCTCTTCGTCGTGCGGTGGAACAGCTCGTCGTGCCGTGGAACAGCGGCTTTCCGGCGCCTTGCATTTCCATGCAAGTCGCTTGCGCTGCTTGCGAGCTCCTTTTCATGCGCCGATCTATCGGTGTGGCCCGTAAGTATGCCTATGTGCAGAGGCTTTGCTGTCGCATAGCCATAAGTTTCTCTGCTCCGGTTTCTGTCGCAACAGTGGACGCTCTCGCAGTTCTCTGCAACTCTCTGACCGCTCTACGCAAAACATGGCTGAGTACATGCAGAAACAAGCGCCAGTGAATCGCACAGACAGAGCCGCGCACTCGGCGTGTCTCGCGCCGAGGCCGAAGATCGGGGACTTATGAGAGCCCAACGCTGGAGACTGCGGGCCCTTTCCGCCGTGGTCACGACCAGTCTTCTGATGATCGGATGGCCGGCGCTCACCGCGTCGGCGGCCGACGGACCCAACATCGCCTCGGGCCGGCCCGCCGCGGCGAGCAGCGCCGGGGAGTACGTCGCCCGGAACGTGACGGACGGCAACCAGGCGACGTACTGGGAGGGCACGGGCGGCGCGCTCCCGCAGTGGGTGCAGACCGACCTCGGTTCCACGGCCAGGGTCGACGAGGTGAGGCTGAAGCTCCCGGCGGGATGGGAGAGCAGGCAGCAGACCCTGTCGCTGCAGGGAAGCGCCGACGGCACCAGCTTCTCGACGCTCAAGACGTCCGCCGCCTACACCTTCAGCCCCGGCGCCTCCAACGAGGTGCGGATCTCCTTCCCGGCCACGCAGACCCGGTTCGTCCGGGTGAACATCACGGCCAACACGGGCTGGCAGAACGCCCAGCTCTCCGAGCTCGAGGTGCGCGCCGCCGGGGAGTCGTCGGCCAACCTCGCCGCGGGCAGGACGCTCACCGCCAGCAGCTACACCGAGGTCTACGTCGCCTCCAACGGCAACGACGGCAACCGTGCCAGCTACTGGGAGAGCAGGAACAACGCACTCCCGCAGTGGATCCAGGCGGACCTGGGCTCCTCGGTACGGGTCGACCGCGTGGTGCTCCGGCTCCCCGACGGCTGGGGGGAGCGGACTCAGACGCTGAAGATCCAGGGCAGCACCAACGGCTCGGACTTCACGGACCTGACGGCGTCCAAGGCCTACGCCTTCAACGCCGCGGGCGGCCAGGCGACGACGATCTCCTTCGACGCGACCACCACCCGCTACGTGCGGGTACTCGTCACCGCCAACTCCGTCCAGCCCGCCGCGCAGCTCTCGGAACTGGAGATCTACGGCCCGGCGACCGGTGACACGCAGGCGCCCAGCGCCCCCTCCGGCCTGGCGTACACCGAGCCGGCCACCGGGCAGATCAGGCTGACCTGGCAGGCGTCCTCGGACGACACCGGGGTCACCGGTTACGACATCTACGCGGGCAGCGCACTGCTGACCTCGGTGGCCGGCGGCGTCACCACGTACACCGACACCCGCCCCGCCGGCGAGAGCGTCTCGTACTACGTGCGGGCCAGGGACGCGGCGGGCAACGTGTCCGGCAACAGCAACACCGTGACACGCGCGGGCGACTCCGGTGACACCCAAGCGCCCACCGCACCGTCCGGCCTGGCCTTCACCGAGCCGGCCAGTGGCCAGATCAAGCTGACCTGGCAGGCATCCACGGACAACAAGGCCGTCACCGGCTACGACATCTACGCCAACAACGTGCTGCGCAAGAGCGTGGCGGGCGACGTCACCACCTACACCGACACCCAGTCCGCGGCCACCACCGTCAGCTACGTGGTCAGGGCCAAGGACGCCGCGGGCAACATATCCGGCGCCAGCAACACGGTGACGCGGAACGGGTCCACGAGCGGCGCCTCCGACCTGGCCGTCTCCAAGCCGATCACCGCCTCCTCGGTGGTGCACACGTTCGTCGCGGCCAACGCCAACGACAACTCGCTCACCACCTACTGGGAAGGCGCAGGCGGCAGCTACCCGAACACCCTCACCGTCAAGCTGGGCGCCAACGCCGACACCGAGAGCGTCGTCGTCAAGCTCAACCCCGACAGCAGCTGGGGCGCGCGCACCCAGAACATCCAGGTACTCGGACGGGAGCAGGACGCCACCTCGTTCACCAGCCTGGTCGCCGCCAAGGACTACGCGTTCAGTCCGGCCACCGGCAACACGGTGACGATCCCGGTCACCGCCCGGGTGGCCGACGTCCAGCTGAAGTTCACCTCCAACACCGGATCCGGCGCCGGCCAAGTCGCAGAGTTCCAGGTGCTGGGCACACCGGCTCCCAACCCGGACCTGCAGGTCACCGCGGTCAGTGCCTCGCCCGCGGCCCCCGTCGAGTCGGACGCCATCACCCTGTCGGCCACCGTCCGCAACTCGGGCGCGGTCGCATCGCCGGCCGGCAAGCTGGACTTCCAGCTCGGCGGCTCCAAGGTGGCCACCGCCTCGGTCGGCGCTCTCGCCGCCGGCGCCTCCGCCCAGGTCACCGCATCCATCGGTGCGCGCGACGCGGGCACTTACACGCTGGGCGCGGTCGTCGACCCGGCGGGCGAGATCATCGAGCAGAACGAGACCGACAACGCCTTCACCGCCGGTACCCCGCTGGTCGTGAAGCCGGTCTCCAGCTCGGACCTCGTCGCGAGCGCGGTCACGACCTCGCCCTCGGCCCCGTCGGACGGCGACACGGTCACGTTCTCCGTCGCCGTCAAGAACCAGGGCTCGGTGGCCTCCGCGAGCGGCAGCCACGGCATCACCCTGACCCTGCTCGACTCCAAGGGCGCCACGGTGAAGACCCTCACCGGTGCGTACAACGGGGCCATCGCGGCCGGTGCGACGACGTCACCCGTCCCGCTCGGTACGTGGACGGCCGCCAACGGCTCCTACACGGTCAAGGTGGTGCTCGCCGACGACGCCAACGAACTCCCGGTGAAGCGTGCGAACAACACCAGCACGGAGTCGCTGTTCGTCGGACGCGGCGCCAACATGCCGTACGACATGTACGAGGCCGAGGACGGCGTCGCGGGTGGCGGCGCCAAGGTGGTCGGCCCCAACAGGACCGTCGGCGACATCGCGGGCGAGGCGTCCGGCCGCAAGGCGGTGACCCTCAACAGCACTGGCGAGTACGTCGAGTTCACCACCAGGGCCACCACCAACACCCTGGTCACGCGCTTCTCCATCCCGGACTCCACGGGCGGCGGCGGGATCGACTCGAAGCTGAACGTCTACGTCGACGGAACCTTCCTGAAGGCGATCGACCTCACCTCGAAGTACGCCTGGCTGTACGGGAACGAGACGGGCCCGGGCAACGACCCCGGCTCCGGCGCGCCCCGGCACATCTATGACGAGGCCAACCTCATGCTGGGCAGAACGGTCCCGGCGGGAAGCAAGATCCGCCTGCAGAAGGACGCGGCCAACACCAGTAACTACGCGATCGACTTCGTCAGCCTGGAGCAGGTGTCCCAGGTGGCGAACCCCGATCCGGCCACCTACACGGTGCCGGCCGGCTTCACCCACCAGGACGTCCAGAACGCCCTGGACAAGGTCCGTATGGACACCACGGGGACCCTCGCGGGTGTCTACCTGCCGGCGGGTGACTACTCCACCTCCAGCAAGTTCCAGGTCTACGGCAAGGCCGTGAAGGTCGTCGGTGCCGGGCCCTGGTTCACCCGGTTCCGGGCCCCGTCCACGCAGGACAACACCGACATCGGATTCCGTGCGGAGGCCAGTGCGAAGGGTTCGTCGTTCTCGAACTTCGCGTACTTCGGCAACTACACGTCCCGCATCGACGGTCCCGGTAAGGTGTTCGACTTCTCGAACGTCTCCGACATCGTGATCGACAACATCTGGAACGAGCACATGGTGTGCCTCTACTGGGGCGCCAACACCGACAACGTCACGATCAAGAACTCGCGGATCCGGAACATGTTCGCCGACGGCATCAACATGACCAACGGGTCCACGGACAACCATGTCACCAACAACGAGGCGCGGGCCACGGGCGACGACAGCTTCGCGCTGTTCTCGGCGATCGACTCCGGGGGCTCGGACATGAAGAACAACGTGTACGAGAACCTCACGTCCATCCTCACCTGGCGGGCCGCGGGTGTGGCCGTGTACGGCGGCTACGACAACACCTTCCGCAACATCCTCATCGCCGACACCCTGGTGTACTCGGGGATCACGGTCAGTTCGCTGGACTTCGGCTACCCGATGAACGGATTCGGGACCGGACCCACCGCGATCGAGAACGTGTCGGTCGTCCGGTCCGGCGGCCACTTCTGGGGGACGCAGACCTTCCCCGGAATCTGGCTGTTCTCGGCCTCCAAGGTCTTCCAGGGCATCAGGATCTCGCACGTGGACATCGTCGACCCGACGTACAGCGGGATCATGTTCCAGACGAACTACGTGGGAGGCCAGCCGCAGTTCCCGATCAAGGACACGGTGCTCACCGATATCTCGATCACGGGCGCGCGCAAGAGCGGTGACGCCTTCGACGCGAAGTCGGGCTTCGGGCTGTGGGCCAACGCGATGCCGGAGGCGGGCCAGGGGCCGGCCGTCGGTGAGGTCACGTTCAACGGGCTGAAGCTCAGCGGCAACGCCCAGGACGTGAAGAACACCACCTCCTCATTCAAGATCAACATCAACCCTTAGGGGGACACGCACAGACGCGGGCGGGGTACCTCCGGGAGCATCCGGAGGTACCCCGCTCGCGTAACGCCCTTGCACTCAGAAGTCCGTCTCTTGCGGCATTGGGGGCCGCCTCGTGCCCGAGGGCCTGTGGCGGGCCTGCGGGTGAGGGGGCTCCGTGCCGGGAGAGCGCCGGACGGCGGTCGCGGGGTGGCCATCGTCGGCGCTCCCTCCCCCCGGGCGCTGACGGCTTTTCATATGGCCTACGCGTGCCCCGGTACGGCCGCGTGCCCGCCGTACCGGGGCACGGCGACCTTCCGGGCACCGGTCGCTTCCGAGCGGGCCCTCGGCGGCCTCCTGGGGCCCTTCGGGTCGCCGGCGGAGCCGCCGTGGGGGCCGCTCCGCCGTCCGTCGCGGGCTCCCGTGCTGAGTCGTGGAGCCTCCACCCGGTCGTGCGCCGCATGCGGAGGGATGTCAAACATTTACGAAAACTGCGCGAGATATTGCGTTCACATGTTGCCAGTGGTTGAGTGTGCCGCGCCCCGGCAGAGAGTCGGCCGGGGCCTACCGTGCTCATGCCCGAAGGGGACCACCGATGAGAAGTGCTCGGATTCGCCGTACCCGCCGTGCCTCCGCGGCCGCCGTCGTCACCGCGCTCGCCCTGACCGCCCTTGCCTCCTGCGGCACGAGCAGCAGCGGCGACGGGAACGACGACTCCGGCAGCGGTTCGTCCGACCCGTCCGCCCCGCTCGACCCGAAGGCCAAGGTGACGCTGTCGATCGACTGCATGCCGCCGGCCGCGAAGGCCGCCGAGCTGCGCGAGTGGAACGAGGACATCAAGACGTTCAACAAGAAGTACCCGAACGTCAAGATCAACGGAAAGTCGACGCCGGGCCAGTGCCTGGAGCCGCCGCGCTTCACGGCCATGCTCAAGGGCAAGTCGCAGCCCGACGTGTTCTACGCGTACTTCACCGACCTGCAGCAGGTGCTCGACAACGACGGCGCGGAGGACATCACCGCGTACGTCAACGACACCACCGTCCCGGCTCTGAAGGACATCCAGCCCCAGGTGCTCGACGTCGCCCGCAAGGACGGCAAGCTGTACGCGCTGCCGACCAGCAACTACACCATGGGCCTCATGATCAACCGGAAGCTCTTCACGCAGGCCGGTCTGAACCCCGACACCCCGCCGGCCACGTGGGAGGGCGTCCGCGCCGCGAGCAAGAAGATCGCGGCCCTCGGCAAGGGCATCGCCGGCTTCGGCGAGTACAGCGCCGGCAACAACGGCGGCTGGCACTTCACCGCCACGCAGTACGGCCTGGGCGGGGACGTCGTCGACGCGAGCGGCAAGAAGGCGGCGTTCAACGACGACAAGGGCAAGCAGGTCCTCCAGCAGCTGCACGACATGCGCTGGGAGGACGACAGCATGGGCAAGACGCAGTTGCTGAAGTGGGGAGATCTGCAGAAGCAGATCTCCACCGACAAGCTCGGCATGTTCCTCGCCGCGCCCGACGACATCGCCTACATGGTGCAGCAGCTCGGGGCGAAGTACGAGAACTTCGGGCTCGGGCCGATTCCCGGCGCCGAGGGCACCCTGTTCGGCGGCAACAACTACATGATCAAGAAGGGCAGCTCGCCCGACAAGATCAAGGCCGCCGTCGCCTGGCTGAACTTCAAGAACCTCACCCCC from Streptomyces sp. NBC_01341 includes these protein-coding regions:
- a CDS encoding S8 family peptidase → MRLRARWAPAALLLIAPLIGTTTATADTGEALVPVQKSPRAVPGQYIVTLSAEQAPQAMAEQLGVSTLFTYGKVLHGFAASLTPAQLEQVRGTAGVSAVEENSEASVSPPDAASSAAGLVAASSWGQDRIDQRKLPLDGTYTAAGRGEGVTAYILDTGIESGNTEFGARVGSGYDAVGDGRNGEDCNGHGTHVAGTVAGATYGVAPDASLVPVRVLNCEGSGSWAGIIAGLDWIAQNAEQPAVVNASLGGPASSAVDDAFDALAAEGTLPVVAAGNENQDACDVSPARADGVLAVGASDKQDRQATFSNWGTCVWTYAPGVSIVSAKLGGGSTALSGTSMASPHVAGVAALYKEQNPDATPQEVSDWLAAEATPDVLTGLGSGSPDRLLFTGGL
- a CDS encoding discoidin domain-containing protein produces the protein MRAQRWRLRALSAVVTTSLLMIGWPALTASAADGPNIASGRPAAASSAGEYVARNVTDGNQATYWEGTGGALPQWVQTDLGSTARVDEVRLKLPAGWESRQQTLSLQGSADGTSFSTLKTSAAYTFSPGASNEVRISFPATQTRFVRVNITANTGWQNAQLSELEVRAAGESSANLAAGRTLTASSYTEVYVASNGNDGNRASYWESRNNALPQWIQADLGSSVRVDRVVLRLPDGWGERTQTLKIQGSTNGSDFTDLTASKAYAFNAAGGQATTISFDATTTRYVRVLVTANSVQPAAQLSELEIYGPATGDTQAPSAPSGLAYTEPATGQIRLTWQASSDDTGVTGYDIYAGSALLTSVAGGVTTYTDTRPAGESVSYYVRARDAAGNVSGNSNTVTRAGDSGDTQAPTAPSGLAFTEPASGQIKLTWQASTDNKAVTGYDIYANNVLRKSVAGDVTTYTDTQSAATTVSYVVRAKDAAGNISGASNTVTRNGSTSGASDLAVSKPITASSVVHTFVAANANDNSLTTYWEGAGGSYPNTLTVKLGANADTESVVVKLNPDSSWGARTQNIQVLGREQDATSFTSLVAAKDYAFSPATGNTVTIPVTARVADVQLKFTSNTGSGAGQVAEFQVLGTPAPNPDLQVTAVSASPAAPVESDAITLSATVRNSGAVASPAGKLDFQLGGSKVATASVGALAAGASAQVTASIGARDAGTYTLGAVVDPAGEIIEQNETDNAFTAGTPLVVKPVSSSDLVASAVTTSPSAPSDGDTVTFSVAVKNQGSVASASGSHGITLTLLDSKGATVKTLTGAYNGAIAAGATTSPVPLGTWTAANGSYTVKVVLADDANELPVKRANNTSTESLFVGRGANMPYDMYEAEDGVAGGGAKVVGPNRTVGDIAGEASGRKAVTLNSTGEYVEFTTRATTNTLVTRFSIPDSTGGGGIDSKLNVYVDGTFLKAIDLTSKYAWLYGNETGPGNDPGSGAPRHIYDEANLMLGRTVPAGSKIRLQKDAANTSNYAIDFVSLEQVSQVANPDPATYTVPAGFTHQDVQNALDKVRMDTTGTLAGVYLPAGDYSTSSKFQVYGKAVKVVGAGPWFTRFRAPSTQDNTDIGFRAEASAKGSSFSNFAYFGNYTSRIDGPGKVFDFSNVSDIVIDNIWNEHMVCLYWGANTDNVTIKNSRIRNMFADGINMTNGSTDNHVTNNEARATGDDSFALFSAIDSGGSDMKNNVYENLTSILTWRAAGVAVYGGYDNTFRNILIADTLVYSGITVSSLDFGYPMNGFGTGPTAIENVSVVRSGGHFWGTQTFPGIWLFSASKVFQGIRISHVDIVDPTYSGIMFQTNYVGGQPQFPIKDTVLTDISITGARKSGDAFDAKSGFGLWANAMPEAGQGPAVGEVTFNGLKLSGNAQDVKNTTSSFKININP
- a CDS encoding extracellular solute-binding protein, which gives rise to MRSARIRRTRRASAAAVVTALALTALASCGTSSSGDGNDDSGSGSSDPSAPLDPKAKVTLSIDCMPPAAKAAELREWNEDIKTFNKKYPNVKINGKSTPGQCLEPPRFTAMLKGKSQPDVFYAYFTDLQQVLDNDGAEDITAYVNDTTVPALKDIQPQVLDVARKDGKLYALPTSNYTMGLMINRKLFTQAGLNPDTPPATWEGVRAASKKIAALGKGIAGFGEYSAGNNGGWHFTATQYGLGGDVVDASGKKAAFNDDKGKQVLQQLHDMRWEDDSMGKTQLLKWGDLQKQISTDKLGMFLAAPDDIAYMVQQLGAKYENFGLGPIPGAEGTLFGGNNYMIKKGSSPDKIKAAVAWLNFKNLTPGKGQFEWARTKADALPVGLPQPNFFTGESKTKDDADRAANATMPVENFKAFMDNPVQGKAEPPKAQEIYKILDNAMSAVLTNKDADIDKLLDTAEQQVNQVLANQ